TTAACTGCCACACACCCCTAAAACTCCTACAAAATCCATCTATTGCGCACTTTATAGGACTAGAACTTAACGCTACCAATTTGATGAGGATAAACACGTCATTGCATATTAACTAGTGAGTAAAATTAGTAACAAAAGACTATTTTTCTTGACTAAGATCATGTATACGACCATGATCGATTTAATGCATTAATTTTAGCTGCTATTTGGTTGATCAAGTTGAAGCAACATTAAATTACGGTGTAGAATGATGATTTCGACGTCTATTTTGACAAAGACGACTAGAAAACAAGAACATCATTATCAGGATGATAAAACCATCAAGCAAGCCGGCTACAAAAAGATGAAACTACGAACTTCTAAAGTACACTTATATGAGgtgatttcaaaaaaaaaaaaaaaaaaaaaaattataggaAGTTAACATGTAACATAATACAATAATtaaattaaaagaaataaaaatgcACATTTGCCTTATATAATATAggatttttataatattaaagtaCATAAAAGCTATTTGAGTTTAAAAAATAACAAATCTAGATAAAAAGTTCAAATATAGGATATTTATAATATTCAAGTAAATAAAAGCTGTTAAAAAATAACAAATCAACGTATATTTTTAAGGTTGTTGCAATTTGACAGGGGGATTTGGAAGTTACTTATATGGAATGAGCGATGCTATCGCTTCACAGTCCTCAGACTCTGACTCGCCTACTCGAGATATGAACATCAAGAACCCAAGCTTGGGCTGGATAATTGCTTTTCTCTTCACCGTTAGTTTCATCGGCCTTTGCTCTGTGGTTCCTCTTCGAAAGGTATTAACATGTTTCATCAACTAACAACTCGGTAAATTATTTTATATGCCCGGccaatataaatataataatttcgTCTTTAAGGTCACAAGTTATAAATCTTTTTCTTCCCAAAAAAAGTAATTAAGAATATTTTACATGCAGATCATGATCATAAAGTTCAAGCTAATATACCCAAGTGGAACTGCAACTGCCCACCTGATTAACAGCTTCCATACCACTCAGGGTGCCAAGCTTGCCAAGTATGTATAACTTGTTTCAAACtacataaaatataatatatgtaTAAGTTTCTTGTATAAGAAACAATTATATGTATTAATTAATTATATGACAGGCAACAAGTGAGTGCCTTAGGGAAGTTCTTCTCCTTGAGCTTCCTATGGAGTTTCTTTCAATGGTTCTTTGTTTCTAATGAGGATGATTGTGGCTTTCAAAACTTCCCTACTTTTGGCCTCAAAGCTTACCATAACATGTAATCACTACCCTTTGTCATATTTACatgcatttttttattttatattttcatCAACTTAATAAAATGCAataaatatgtgtatatataggtTTTACTTTGATTTCTCAACTATGTATGTTGGGGTAGGGATGATATGCCCATACATTATAAACGTTTCCTTGCTACTTGGTGCAATCCTGTCATGGGGGATTATGTGGCCACTCATTGAGACACAAGAAGGCAACTGGTACAAAGCTGGTCTCGGTCCCAGCAGCTTTCATGGCATCCAAGGTTATAGGGTAATCAAATTTTATTCACTTCTTTTTAATCCATTGCCAAAGATTTGGATACTTTAGGACCTTGTTTTTGTGTGGGAAAATTGTCTTTACAGCGACGAATTGTTGATAAAAGCGGTCGGAAAAACCGTAGTGGGAAACATTGTGACAACATTTAGACAAATTAGAGACAAAACAAATTCGCTGCTAATTTCTCACAAAATTCCGAAATAAAGTGTTTTATGATAatttcccttgactaagtttgTAATATTATTTAGGTAAAATTACAAGTTTTTAACAGAAAAATTACCCAATGTAATaagatttaacagaaaaatttaactgggttaggctcaaaggacGTAACTTGTAACAAAATTCCCTATAAATGGCGAAACCTGTCAAAATTCGTTGAAAAGAACACCGCCTGAAAAGAGatatatagataaaggacaaaacttgtaatttttcctattatttatatttaataataatagtaacaaGAGCAACAATATTAATAATACTTTATTAATCTAAATGCTATTGAAAAGACTATGATTTCCAACAATATATACTAGTGTCTTTTTTTACTTTACcgaccattatttttatttttatttttattacatTTAGTGACGATTTTCCAACTGACGctgaataaattattatttttttacagAATTTACTGACAAATTTCCGAAAaaccataaataaataaataaataatttggTTTTATTGACATGTTTccgacaaaaaaaaaattaacaattaTTTTTGTTCTTACAGACAGAATTCATTTTTTGttaatacttttatttttaatttgtAATAAATACTGCTGTTAAACATTCATTAAATAGTTACATATTTTGTCGGTAAACTGTCGAAAAATGAAATAATGTAGCGACTATTTCCGACGAAGTAAATGGTTGTTGCTACTTTGTCAGAATGTTATGGTAAAAAAACAAGGTTCTTTTTTGGTGTGAAATTCGTTGGAAATGTCGTGGGAAAATTGTCAGAAATTCTCGTGGGAAATAAATACAGTTTTCTACCAGCTCTAACAAACTCATCCCTATATTGTTGTAGGTTTTCCTCGCCATAGCCATAATCCTTGGAGATGGACTCTACAACTTTCGCCAAAGTACTTACAACTACCGGAATCGCGTTGTACTGTCAGCTAAAAAACAAAGAATCAAGAGCCGTTCTACCGGTAGCTGCCACCGATGGTGCGAGGCAAGAAGCTACATCTTTTGATGACCAGCGTAGGCTGCAAATGTTTATGAAGGATCGGATACCAACATGGTTAGCCGTTGGCGGGTACGTAGCAATAGCTGCGGTTGCAACGGTTACACTCCCTCAGATATTCAACCCACTTGAATGGTACTATGTGGTTGTAATTTACCTTTTCGCCCCAGCATTAGCGTTTTGTAATGCGTACGGGTGCGGGCTTACTGACTGGTCGCTAGCGTCAACTTACGGGAAACTGGCTATTTTCGTGATCGGCGCGTGGGCTGGTAAGTCACAAGGTGGTGTGTTGGCTGGGCTAGCCGCGTGTGGGGTGATGATGAACATAGTGTCAACCGCTTCGGACCTAATGCAAGATTTCAAAACTGGATACTTGACCCTGGCTTCACCACGGTCCATGTTTGTGAGCCAAGTGATTGGGACCGCAATGGGGTGTGTGATTGCACCGTGTGTGTTTTGGATCTTCTATAGTGCTTTTCCGGATCTTGGGCAACAAGGGTCCGAGTACCCAGCACCATATGCGGTCGTGTATAGAAATCTTGCTATTTTGGGAGTCGAAGGGTTTGGGTCGCTCCCAAAGCACTGTTTAGCACTTTGTTACGCGCTATTTGCAGCTGCAATCCTTACAAACGTCGTTCGAGACACtgtgcccaagaagtgggctaggTTTGTTCCAATCCCTATGGCAATAGCGATACCGTTCTACATTCCACAGCCATTCGCCATCGACATGTGTGTGGGGAGCTTGATTCTTTTCATATGGGAAACGAGGGACAAAGCAAAAGCTAATGCTTTCGGACCAGCTGTGGCTTCCGGTTTGATTTGTGGTGAAGGGATCTGGTCTGTGCCCAAGTCCATATTGGCTTTGGCCAAGGTGAACCCCCCGATTTGCATGAAGTTTTTGTCGAGGCGTACGAATCTAAAGGTCGATGATTTTCTAGCGACGCTAAGTCGTTAGCGTCAAATAACACCTCGTGTTGTTGCGCGTTTTTAGTACTTTATATGTTGTAAATTTTCGTTTCATAAACTATCTTTTGGGTGTTTTGGATGTTGATTATATTGAGCATATGTACTATGTTATGTATAAAGCCACCTTGTGCATGTATGTGCATCCTGGGAAACGAGTCAGAGTTTGGTTTGAATTAAGTCATTATTGGCTTAAAATCTTCTTTAACCTTGGTTGGTGCAATACCTTCAAATGATATGGTTTAACTTTTGACTAGATAGATTAATGGGACACACGTTTCCAGTCACCATTTTAAATTATCTATAGAACAACCTTAAGACTTgcaaaaaatcaaaataaaatattcccATATTCACAAAACAAAGTGAACACATCATATCTTAggattttaattatataaaaaacaaCTACCCTACAAACGACAAGAAGTAATtcaagattatcctccaatcccACAATTATAATCCAAACAACTTCAAAGTTTTGCAGCATCACTCATTACTCAAAAAACCATGAAATTACAAATCTTTTCAGTTCCACCAGCAAAGCAAATCGTCATTCAATCAATCCACATTCATTTTTTCAAAACTTCTTTCAGCATTTATATCAAATCCGCCACGTTCATCGGCATTTCATCGATCTGGGTACTGTAGTACTGCTCTATATCTCTCAGAATTTTGATATCATCGGTTTTCACAAAATTTATAGCAACACCCTGCAA
The Helianthus annuus cultivar XRQ/B chromosome 6, HanXRQr2.0-SUNRISE, whole genome shotgun sequence genome window above contains:
- the LOC110944501 gene encoding LOW QUALITY PROTEIN: probable metal-nicotianamine transporter YSL7 (The sequence of the model RefSeq protein was modified relative to this genomic sequence to represent the inferred CDS: deleted 1 base in 1 codon) codes for the protein MALESTLELENNDGRAKSDANLLVAEGNTAGDDDGTKGKVIESVEMTFKDTMIPSWKGQLTLRAFVVSAILGVMFSFIVMKLNLTTGIIPSLNVAAGLLGFFFVKTWTKVLERCGILKHPFTRQENTVIQTCVVATSGIAYSGGFGSYLYGMSDAIASQSSDSDSPTRDMNIKNPSLGWIIAFLFTVSFIGLCSVVPLRKIMIIKFKLIYPSGTATAHLINSFHTTQGAKLAKQQVSALGKFFSLSFLWSFFQWFFVSNEDDCGFQNFPTFGLKAYHNMFYFDFSTMYVGVGMICPYIINVSLLLGAILSWGIMWPLIETQEGNWYKAGLGPSSFHGIQGYRVFLAIAIILGDGLYNFAKVLTTTGIALYCQLKNKESRAVLPVAATDGARQEATSFDDQRRLQMFMKDRIPTWLAVGGYVAIAAVATVTLPQIFNPLEWYYVVVIYLFAPALAFCNAYGCGLTDWSLASTYGKLAIFVIGAWAGKSQGGVLAGLAACGVMMNIVSTASDLMQDFKTGYLTLASPRSMFVSQVIGTAMGCVIAPCVFWIFYSAFPDLGQQGSEYPAPYAVVYRNLAILGVEGFGSLPKHCLALCYALFAAAILTNVVRDTVPKKWARFVPIPMAIAIPFYIPQPFAIDMCVGSLILFIWETRDKAKANAFGPAVASGLICGEGIWSVPKSILALAKVNPPICMKFLSRRTNLKVDDFLATLSR